One window from the genome of Halobellus ruber encodes:
- a CDS encoding DUF502 domain-containing protein translates to MSSWRRDFASGLIVLAPILVILLVLNYLYSQIVDLPVIRGLQEPFGFFVAVIVFVMLVLSVGYLMRTTVGRLFETYLDAAMNRVPLIRVLYNASKLAVETAVSGTEDLQKPVKVEPWNGMRMTAFKTGKTTDDGREVLFMPTAPNITTGFVMEVDPDDIDETDESVEEALTRVLSAGFGEQEPKSPIEIDTRSED, encoded by the coding sequence ATGTCCTCCTGGAGGCGCGACTTCGCGAGCGGCCTGATCGTGTTGGCCCCGATCCTGGTCATCCTGCTCGTCCTGAACTACCTGTACTCCCAGATCGTCGACCTGCCGGTCATCCGCGGGCTCCAGGAGCCGTTCGGCTTCTTCGTCGCCGTGATCGTCTTCGTGATGTTGGTGCTCTCGGTGGGGTACCTGATGCGGACGACCGTCGGGCGGCTGTTCGAGACGTACCTCGACGCCGCGATGAACCGGGTGCCGCTGATCCGGGTGCTGTACAACGCCTCGAAACTGGCCGTCGAGACGGCGGTATCGGGCACCGAGGACCTCCAGAAACCGGTGAAAGTGGAACCCTGGAACGGGATGCGGATGACCGCGTTCAAAACGGGCAAGACGACCGACGACGGCCGCGAGGTGCTGTTTATGCCGACCGCGCCGAACATCACCACCGGATTCGTGATGGAGGTCGATCCCGACGACATCGACGAGACGGACGAGAGCGTCGAGGAGGCGCTGACGCGGGTGTTGTCGGCGGGGTTCGGCGAGCAGGAGCCCAAATCGCCGATCGAGATCGACACCCGGTCCGAGGACTAA
- the pyrE gene encoding orotate phosphoribosyltransferase, which translates to MTNDELIAALRDADAVKFGEFELSHGGTSEYYVDKYLFETDPGCLRLIASAFADRVGNETLAGVALGAVPLVAVTSTETDTPYVIVRKEAKEYGTGNRIEGRLPADESVVVLEDVATTGRSALDAVEALREAGATVDRVLVVVDRGEGATELLADAGVELDALVTAEDLLADDRA; encoded by the coding sequence ATGACGAACGACGAACTCATCGCGGCGCTCCGGGACGCCGACGCGGTCAAGTTCGGGGAGTTCGAGCTCTCCCACGGCGGCACCTCCGAGTACTACGTCGACAAGTACCTCTTCGAGACCGACCCGGGCTGTCTGCGGCTGATCGCCTCTGCGTTCGCCGATCGCGTCGGCAACGAGACGCTCGCGGGGGTCGCCCTCGGGGCGGTCCCGCTTGTCGCGGTCACCAGCACCGAGACCGACACGCCGTACGTCATCGTCCGGAAGGAAGCCAAGGAGTACGGCACCGGCAACCGGATCGAAGGACGGCTCCCGGCGGACGAGTCGGTCGTTGTCCTCGAGGACGTCGCCACGACCGGCCGGAGCGCCCTCGACGCCGTCGAGGCGCTCCGCGAGGCCGGTGCGACGGTCGACCGGGTGCTCGTCGTGGTCGACCGCGGCGAGGGCGCGACGGAACTGCTCGCCGACGCCGGCGTGGAACTCGACGCGCTGGTGACTGCTGAGGATCTCCTCGCCGACGATCGGGCGTAA
- the prf1 gene encoding peptide chain release factor aRF-1, with translation MSTEAEEVNEDRRKYEFRKVIEELTEYEGSGTQLVTIYIPPDKQISDVVAHVTQEHSEASNIKSKQTRTNVQDALTSIKDRLRYYDTYPPENGIVVFSGAVDAGGGQTEMVTRTLESPPEPIQSFRYHCDSNFLTEPLEHMLTDKGLFGLIVLDRREANVGWLKGKRVEAVKSASSLVPGKQRKGGQSAQRFARLRLEAIDNFYQEVAGMADDLFVPKRHEMDGILVGGPSPTKDEFLDGDYLHHELQDLVAGKFDVSYTDESGLKDLVDAASDVLADQEVMKDKAEMEEFFEQLHTGEKATYGFEPTRKNLMMGSVDRLLLSEDLRSDVVIYECPEGHEEYEVVDSRHGDPDHECSECGDEAEKVGREDVIEHLMDIAGQRGTETKFISTDFEKGEQLHDAFGGIAGILRYSTGV, from the coding sequence ATGAGTACCGAGGCCGAGGAAGTGAACGAGGACCGACGGAAGTACGAGTTCCGGAAGGTCATCGAGGAGCTCACGGAGTACGAAGGCTCCGGCACGCAGCTCGTCACCATCTACATCCCCCCCGACAAGCAGATCTCCGACGTCGTCGCCCACGTCACCCAGGAGCACTCCGAGGCGTCCAACATCAAATCCAAGCAGACCCGGACGAACGTCCAGGACGCGCTCACGTCGATCAAGGACCGGCTCCGGTACTACGACACCTACCCGCCGGAGAACGGAATCGTCGTCTTCTCGGGTGCGGTCGACGCCGGCGGCGGCCAGACGGAGATGGTGACGCGGACGCTCGAGAGCCCGCCGGAGCCGATCCAGTCGTTCCGCTACCACTGCGACTCGAACTTCCTGACCGAGCCGCTGGAGCACATGCTGACCGACAAGGGCCTGTTCGGCCTGATCGTCCTCGACCGCCGGGAGGCCAACGTCGGGTGGCTGAAGGGCAAACGCGTCGAGGCCGTGAAGTCGGCGTCGTCGCTGGTCCCCGGGAAGCAGCGGAAGGGCGGCCAGTCCGCCCAGCGGTTCGCCCGCCTCCGGCTGGAAGCCATCGACAACTTCTATCAGGAGGTCGCAGGGATGGCCGACGACCTGTTCGTCCCGAAGCGCCACGAGATGGACGGCATCCTCGTGGGCGGTCCCTCGCCGACGAAAGACGAGTTCCTCGACGGCGACTACCTCCACCACGAACTCCAGGACCTGGTGGCGGGGAAGTTCGACGTCTCCTACACCGACGAATCGGGGCTGAAGGACCTCGTCGACGCCGCGAGCGACGTCCTCGCCGACCAGGAGGTGATGAAGGACAAAGCCGAGATGGAGGAGTTCTTCGAGCAGCTCCACACCGGCGAGAAGGCGACCTACGGGTTCGAGCCGACCCGGAAGAACCTGATGATGGGGTCGGTCGACCGGCTGCTGCTCTCGGAGGACCTCCGCTCGGACGTGGTGATCTACGAGTGTCCCGAGGGCCACGAGGAGTACGAGGTCGTCGACAGCCGCCACGGCGACCCCGACCACGAGTGCAGCGAGTGCGGCGACGAGGCCGAGAAGGTCGGCCGCGAGGACGTGATCGAACACCTGATGGACATCGCGGGCCAGCGCGGCACCGAGACGAAGTTCATCTCCACCGACTTCGAGAAGGGCGAACAGCTTCACGACGCCTTCGGCGGGATCGCCGGGATCCTGCGGTACTCGACCGGGGTGTAG
- a CDS encoding phosphoribosyltransferase family protein: MNRAEKAALQLQAVAVLRMLKETRTYDELAEFTGLPAGDLNRYVNGHVLPGTDRARDLVENLGRDALAAELRARVEFDDGGYVDNSAVVFDQTFLDLVAPVAANTLGFERPDVVLTAATDGITLGAAMASHFDARVVYAKKSKETAVEEFIESRQRVSPGIELTYYLPARALSESDTVLVVDDLVRSGETQALLLDIARQAEASVAGVFALIAVGEAGIDRARDRTDAPVGALSTVAPE, encoded by the coding sequence ATGAACAGAGCGGAGAAGGCGGCCCTCCAACTCCAGGCGGTCGCGGTTCTGCGGATGCTCAAGGAGACCCGGACCTACGACGAACTCGCGGAGTTCACCGGCCTCCCCGCCGGCGACCTCAACCGGTACGTCAACGGTCACGTCCTCCCGGGAACCGACCGGGCCCGCGACCTCGTGGAGAACCTCGGCCGCGACGCCCTAGCTGCGGAACTTCGGGCCCGCGTCGAGTTCGACGACGGCGGCTACGTCGACAACTCCGCGGTGGTGTTCGACCAGACGTTTCTCGACTTGGTCGCCCCGGTGGCCGCCAACACCCTCGGCTTCGAGCGCCCGGACGTGGTCCTGACCGCCGCCACTGACGGCATCACCCTCGGCGCCGCGATGGCGAGCCACTTCGACGCCCGCGTGGTCTACGCGAAGAAGTCCAAGGAGACCGCCGTCGAGGAGTTCATCGAGTCCCGCCAGCGCGTCTCGCCGGGGATCGAACTCACCTACTATCTCCCGGCGCGGGCGCTGTCCGAAAGCGACACCGTCCTCGTGGTCGACGACCTCGTCCGGTCGGGCGAGACGCAGGCGTTGTTGCTCGACATCGCCCGCCAGGCGGAGGCGTCGGTGGCGGGCGTCTTCGCGCTCATCGCCGTCGGCGAGGCCGGCATCGACCGCGCCCGCGACCGCACCGACGCTCCGGTCGGCGCGCTCTCGACGGTCGCCCCCGAGTGA
- the ribB gene encoding 3,4-dihydroxy-2-butanone-4-phosphate synthase — protein sequence MTRTTTDSRSEATDETAVDRAVAAFRDGNPVLIHDAADREGETDIVYPAGAVDAAAVAKLRRDAGGLVCTAVSDAVAEAVGLPFLEEELDHPAAADHDLTYDDRSSFSLPVNHRETFTGITDEDRALTIRRLADAATAVARSDGYGTEEFAADFRTPGHVHVLRGAPDLLADRRGHTELGLAVAAAADLPPAVVVCEMLDADSGGAKTPAAARAYARRNGSVYVEGAAIVDRLG from the coding sequence ATGACGCGGACGACGACCGACTCGCGGTCGGAGGCGACCGACGAGACCGCGGTCGACCGGGCGGTGGCGGCGTTCCGGGATGGAAATCCAGTGTTGATCCACGACGCCGCCGACCGCGAGGGTGAGACCGACATCGTCTATCCGGCCGGCGCGGTCGACGCCGCGGCGGTTGCGAAACTCCGACGGGACGCCGGCGGGCTGGTCTGTACCGCCGTCTCCGACGCCGTCGCCGAGGCGGTCGGGCTGCCGTTCCTCGAAGAGGAACTGGACCACCCCGCGGCAGCCGACCACGACCTCACGTACGACGACCGCTCGTCGTTTTCGCTCCCGGTGAACCACCGCGAGACGTTCACCGGGATCACAGACGAGGACCGCGCGCTCACCATCCGGCGACTGGCCGACGCCGCGACCGCCGTGGCGCGCTCGGACGGCTACGGGACCGAGGAGTTCGCCGCGGACTTCCGGACGCCGGGGCACGTCCACGTGCTCCGCGGGGCGCCGGACCTGCTGGCCGACCGACGGGGCCACACCGAACTCGGGCTCGCCGTGGCGGCGGCGGCGGACCTCCCCCCGGCCGTCGTGGTCTGTGAGATGCTCGACGCCGACTCCGGCGGGGCCAAGACCCCGGCAGCGGCCCGGGCGTACGCCCGCCGCAACGGCTCCGTCTACGTCGAGGGCGCGGCGATCGTCGACCGGCTGGGCTGA
- the argS gene encoding arginine--tRNA ligase, which translates to MFRRFREEVAAAVESALTALDLPADDLGVEEPPAEMDATLASSVAFRLAGEVGAPPPSVAADVADAIETDGYEYVDRVDTQGPYVNFYVSDAYYADTLAAGRGADYGTLPSTGKSVVVEHTSANPTGPVHVGRARNPIYGDAVARVLDYAGHDVETHYYVNDAGRQIATFTWAYETFDESELPDPERDRADYELVRYYRKGNAFLDSGDDDAVAGAEAEIAEIMQGLEAGDEAAFERVSAVVDQVLDGMRTSLGRLPAEFDRFVKETEFMRNGDADDVVERLRDSEQAVYEDDAWQLDLSAFGIDKNLVFLRSDGTTLYTTRDLAHHEWKFDNYDEAVTVLGEDHKLQAEQLEAALEVLGHDTDALRQTFYSWVNLPEGGMSTREGTGVDLDDLLDESVQRAREEVERRLDSRGRDDDLDDEDLDRIARQVGIGAVRYDIVAKQPTKGITFEWDRALDFEAQSAPYVQYVHARCCGIEGEAAAAGIEPATDAARLDTDAERDLIAEIARFPAMIEEAAEGLEPHVVATYVRSFAETFNTFYRECSVLNADDDAVAAARLGLVEASRHTVANALDALGIEAPESM; encoded by the coding sequence ATGTTCAGACGGTTTCGAGAGGAGGTCGCCGCGGCGGTCGAGTCCGCCCTGACCGCGCTCGACCTCCCGGCCGACGACCTCGGGGTGGAGGAGCCGCCGGCGGAGATGGACGCAACGCTGGCGTCGAGTGTCGCGTTCCGGCTGGCCGGCGAGGTGGGCGCGCCGCCGCCGTCGGTCGCGGCAGACGTCGCCGACGCGATCGAGACGGACGGCTACGAGTACGTCGACCGCGTCGACACCCAGGGCCCGTACGTGAACTTCTACGTCTCGGACGCCTACTACGCCGACACGCTGGCGGCGGGACGCGGCGCCGACTACGGCACCCTGCCGTCGACCGGGAAGTCGGTCGTGGTCGAACACACGAGCGCGAACCCGACCGGCCCCGTCCACGTCGGCCGCGCCCGCAACCCCATCTACGGCGACGCGGTCGCGCGGGTGCTCGACTACGCCGGCCACGACGTCGAAACCCACTACTACGTCAACGACGCCGGCCGCCAGATCGCGACGTTCACGTGGGCCTACGAGACGTTCGACGAGTCCGAGTTGCCCGACCCGGAGCGCGACCGCGCGGACTACGAACTCGTGCGGTACTACCGGAAGGGCAACGCGTTTCTCGACTCCGGCGACGACGACGCCGTCGCCGGGGCCGAAGCCGAGATCGCCGAGATCATGCAAGGGCTGGAAGCCGGCGACGAGGCGGCCTTCGAGCGCGTCTCGGCGGTCGTCGATCAGGTGCTCGACGGGATGCGGACGTCGCTGGGTCGGCTCCCAGCGGAGTTCGACCGGTTCGTGAAGGAGACGGAGTTCATGCGGAACGGCGACGCCGACGACGTGGTCGAGCGGCTCCGGGACTCGGAGCAGGCCGTCTACGAGGACGACGCCTGGCAACTGGACCTCTCGGCGTTCGGGATCGACAAGAACCTCGTGTTCCTGCGGTCGGACGGCACCACCTTGTATACCACCCGCGATCTGGCCCACCACGAGTGGAAGTTCGACAACTACGACGAGGCGGTGACGGTGCTCGGGGAGGACCACAAGCTCCAAGCCGAGCAGTTGGAGGCCGCCCTCGAAGTGCTGGGCCACGACACCGACGCGCTCAGACAGACGTTCTACTCGTGGGTCAACCTCCCGGAGGGCGGGATGTCGACCCGGGAGGGCACCGGCGTCGACCTCGACGACCTGCTGGACGAGTCGGTTCAGCGCGCCCGCGAGGAGGTCGAACGCCGGCTCGACTCCCGGGGCCGCGACGACGACCTCGACGACGAGGACCTCGACCGGATCGCCCGGCAGGTCGGCATCGGCGCGGTCCGGTACGACATCGTCGCCAAACAGCCCACCAAGGGAATCACCTTCGAGTGGGATCGCGCGCTCGACTTCGAGGCGCAGTCGGCCCCGTACGTCCAGTACGTCCACGCCCGGTGCTGCGGGATCGAGGGTGAGGCCGCGGCGGCGGGGATCGAGCCCGCGACGGACGCCGCCCGGCTCGACACCGACGCCGAGCGCGACCTGATCGCGGAGATCGCCCGCTTCCCCGCGATGATCGAGGAAGCCGCCGAGGGGTTAGAGCCCCACGTCGTCGCGACGTACGTTCGGTCGTTTGCGGAGACGTTCAACACCTTCTACAGGGAGTGTTCCGTGCTCAACGCCGACGACGACGCCGTCGCCGCCGCGCGGCTCGGGCTCGTGGAGGCGTCGAGACACACCGTCGCGAACGCGCTCGACGCCCTCGGGATCGAAGCCCCCGAGTCGATGTAG
- the minD gene encoding cell division ATPase MinD, with protein MGRVYAVVSAKGGVGKTTTAANLAAALAAAGSRVAVVDGDLGMANLAGALGVDVGDVTLHDLLAGEADLGDAIHEGPHGLSVVPGSSALDAFSRADPERLEGVLDDLAADHDYVILDTGAGLSNDTVVPLTYVDEVLLVSTPTRDALGDTDKTRQVAARLGATVAGAALLRADPATAESDAVVETLDVGVLGTVPDADPIQRAAEAGEPLTTFAPGSPAAASFASLAAALTGEHVAAPATDDADPASGDPPAASDDADGAASTADAPDETADDAPGGIDDEADQSDEEGPADEGADASAGDEDEADTTDEPADEGAVDVKTDEPPPTDAEAEAAADGEADAAADADGEADATADADGGAEAADPDTEDPAVEPVDDTSDSPVEPADPDAVATAGDSGAAEESGVYTTPLEEVPIEEAEGGADGSGDGAPTTADGDDDTAAADTDHEATSDGDEADSNDGGGGFFSRFFG; from the coding sequence ATGGGACGGGTCTACGCAGTCGTCAGCGCAAAGGGGGGAGTCGGCAAGACGACGACCGCGGCCAACCTGGCTGCGGCGCTGGCGGCGGCCGGTTCGCGCGTTGCCGTCGTCGACGGCGACCTCGGGATGGCCAACCTCGCTGGCGCGCTCGGTGTCGACGTCGGCGACGTGACGCTGCACGACCTGCTCGCGGGGGAGGCCGACCTCGGAGACGCGATCCACGAGGGCCCACACGGGCTCTCGGTCGTCCCCGGCTCCTCGGCGCTCGACGCCTTCTCCCGCGCGGATCCCGAACGGCTGGAGGGCGTCCTCGACGACCTCGCGGCCGACCACGATTACGTCATCCTCGACACGGGCGCGGGGCTGAGCAACGACACCGTCGTCCCGCTGACGTACGTCGACGAGGTCCTCCTCGTGTCGACGCCGACCCGGGACGCCCTCGGTGACACCGACAAGACCCGGCAGGTCGCGGCGCGTCTCGGCGCTACCGTCGCGGGCGCCGCGCTTCTGCGGGCCGACCCCGCGACCGCGGAGTCCGACGCCGTGGTCGAGACCCTCGACGTCGGCGTTCTCGGCACCGTCCCCGACGCCGACCCGATCCAGCGTGCCGCCGAGGCGGGCGAGCCGCTCACCACTTTCGCGCCCGGGAGCCCGGCGGCCGCGTCGTTCGCGTCGCTCGCGGCGGCGCTCACCGGCGAGCACGTCGCTGCCCCCGCGACCGACGACGCCGACCCGGCGAGCGGCGATCCCCCCGCCGCCTCGGACGACGCCGACGGCGCCGCGTCCACGGCCGATGCACCGGACGAAACGGCCGACGACGCCCCCGGCGGGATCGACGACGAGGCGGATCAAAGCGACGAGGAGGGGCCGGCTGACGAGGGGGCAGACGCGAGCGCTGGCGACGAGGACGAAGCGGACACCACCGACGAACCGGCAGACGAGGGCGCCGTCGACGTGAAAACGGACGAACCGCCGCCGACCGACGCGGAGGCCGAGGCGGCCGCCGACGGCGAGGCCGACGCAGCAGCGGACGCCGACGGCGAGGCCGACGCAACAGCGGACGCCGACGGCGGGGCCGAGGCGGCAGATCCGGACACCGAGGACCCGGCCGTCGAACCCGTCGACGACACCTCGGACTCGCCGGTCGAGCCTGCCGATCCCGACGCCGTCGCGACGGCGGGCGACTCGGGTGCGGCCGAGGAGAGCGGCGTTTACACCACGCCGCTGGAGGAGGTCCCGATCGAGGAAGCGGAAGGTGGTGCCGACGGCTCCGGCGACGGTGCCCCGACGACCGCAGACGGCGACGACGACACGGCGGCCGCCGACACCGACCACGAGGCGACTTCCGACGGCGACGAGGCCGACTCGAACGACGGCGGCGGCGGCTTTTTCAGCCGCTTTTTCGGGTGA
- a CDS encoding NCS2 family permease: protein MGLAETLADRFGVQEHGSSVRTELLAGVTTFLTMSYIVVVNPAILSGAITPQGVSQGEVQSMLAVVTIIAAATATLVMALYANRPFAQAPGLGLNAFFAFTVVGALGVPWQTALAAVVVEGVLFIALTAVGAREYVIGLFPTPVKFAVGTGIGLFLAIIGLQAMGIVVDDSATLITLGSVASDPVAILSVIGLFLTFALYARDVPGSIIIGIVLTTVAGWAVTRFGPVSPEAGLVAGSAAVTYDITPLAGAFVGGLADIEAFTFALVVFTFFFVDFFDTAGTLVGVGQAGGFLDDNGEFPDIDRPLMADAIGTTVGGALGTSTVTTYIESASGVEEGGRTGLTALTVAALFVGSLVLVPLAAAIPLYASHIALVVIGVVMLRNVIDIEWNDLTHSIPAGMTILVMPFTYSIAYGIAAGIVSYPLVKLAAGEGRDVRAGHWALAGAFVVYFVVRTGGVLTGQL from the coding sequence ATGGGGCTCGCTGAAACCCTCGCAGACCGATTCGGTGTACAAGAACACGGGTCGTCGGTCCGGACCGAACTCCTGGCGGGGGTGACGACGTTCCTGACGATGTCGTACATCGTCGTCGTCAACCCCGCGATCCTCTCGGGCGCCATCACACCCCAGGGCGTCTCACAGGGGGAGGTCCAGTCGATGCTCGCGGTCGTCACGATCATCGCGGCGGCGACGGCGACGCTCGTGATGGCGCTGTACGCGAACCGGCCGTTCGCGCAGGCCCCCGGACTCGGGCTGAACGCCTTCTTCGCGTTCACCGTCGTCGGCGCCCTGGGCGTCCCCTGGCAGACCGCCCTCGCCGCGGTCGTCGTCGAGGGTGTGCTCTTCATCGCCTTGACGGCGGTCGGCGCCCGCGAGTACGTGATCGGGCTGTTCCCCACCCCGGTGAAGTTCGCGGTCGGCACCGGGATCGGGCTGTTCCTGGCGATCATCGGGTTGCAGGCGATGGGGATCGTGGTCGACGATTCGGCGACGCTCATCACCCTCGGGTCGGTCGCCTCGGACCCGGTAGCGATCCTGTCGGTGATCGGGCTGTTCCTCACGTTCGCGCTCTACGCTCGTGACGTCCCCGGGTCGATCATCATCGGCATCGTTCTGACCACCGTAGCGGGCTGGGCCGTCACCCGGTTCGGCCCGGTCTCGCCGGAGGCCGGCCTCGTCGCCGGTAGCGCCGCGGTCACCTACGACATCACGCCGCTCGCGGGCGCGTTCGTCGGCGGCCTCGCCGACATCGAGGCGTTCACGTTCGCCTTGGTGGTGTTCACGTTCTTCTTCGTCGACTTCTTCGACACCGCCGGCACGCTGGTCGGCGTCGGCCAGGCGGGCGGCTTCCTCGACGACAACGGCGAGTTCCCCGACATCGACCGGCCGCTGATGGCCGACGCGATCGGGACGACCGTCGGCGGCGCCCTCGGCACCTCGACGGTCACCACCTACATCGAGTCCGCCTCGGGCGTCGAGGAGGGCGGCCGGACCGGGCTGACGGCGCTCACGGTCGCTGCCCTCTTCGTCGGCTCGCTCGTCTTGGTCCCGCTCGCGGCCGCGATCCCGCTGTACGCCTCCCACATCGCCCTGGTCGTGATCGGGGTCGTGATGCTCCGGAACGTCATCGACATCGAGTGGAACGACCTCACTCACTCCATCCCCGCGGGGATGACGATCCTGGTGATGCCGTTCACGTACTCCATCGCGTACGGCATCGCCGCGGGCATCGTCTCCTACCCGTTGGTCAAGCTTGCCGCCGGCGAGGGCCGTGACGTCCGCGCCGGCCACTGGGCGCTGGCGGGCGCGTTCGTGGTCTACTTCGTCGTCCGCACCGGTGGCGTGCTCACGGGGCAGTTGTAA
- a CDS encoding DUF120 domain-containing protein → MSESAVSAVGYDELAALKFVALEGGRSGPVKISCSGLAGHLEASSQTASRRLQQLESAGHLDRDVVADGQWVSLTESGEAALHREYAHYRRIFEGTDPSTVELEGTVTSGMGEGRHYISLSGYMQQFRERLGYEPFAGTLNVDLDEESVRARSAVSSLSGVPIDGWEDDERTFGPATCYAATVEYDGAVAEETHIIVPERTHHDETQLEIIAPVKLREELGLDDGTVVTVRVEAVE, encoded by the coding sequence ATGTCAGAATCGGCAGTCTCCGCCGTCGGGTACGACGAACTGGCGGCGTTGAAGTTCGTCGCCTTGGAGGGCGGCCGGTCCGGCCCGGTCAAGATCTCCTGTTCCGGGCTCGCAGGCCATCTTGAGGCGTCGAGCCAGACCGCCTCCCGCCGGCTCCAGCAGCTCGAGTCCGCCGGCCACCTCGATCGAGACGTGGTCGCCGACGGCCAGTGGGTCTCGCTCACGGAGTCGGGCGAGGCGGCGCTCCACCGCGAGTACGCTCACTACCGGCGGATCTTCGAGGGAACCGACCCCTCGACCGTGGAACTGGAAGGCACCGTCACGAGCGGGATGGGCGAGGGCAGACACTACATCTCGCTTTCGGGATATATGCAACAGTTCCGTGAACGGCTCGGCTACGAGCCGTTCGCCGGCACCCTCAACGTCGACCTCGACGAGGAGAGCGTCCGCGCCCGTTCGGCGGTGTCGTCGCTTTCCGGCGTCCCGATCGACGGCTGGGAGGACGACGAGCGGACGTTCGGCCCCGCGACGTGTTACGCCGCCACTGTCGAGTACGACGGCGCGGTCGCCGAAGAGACCCACATCATCGTCCCCGAGCGCACCCACCACGACGAAACCCAACTGGAGATCATCGCGCCCGTCAAGCTCCGGGAGGAACTCGGGCTCGACGACGGGACGGTCGTCACCGTCCGCGTGGAGGCGGTCGAATGA
- a CDS encoding branched-chain amino acid transaminase → MGFDEMDVDTIWQDGDFVDWDDATVHVLTHALHYGTGIFEGVRCYDTENGPAIFRWDEHLDRFYQSAKPYDMEIPFSREELTEATLELLRREELRSCYIRPVAFYGYGSLGVSPQDNPVKTAIAAWPWGAYLGEEALERGVEVMISSWRKYASSQIPTNAKTTGLYVNSLLAGEEARRNGYTEAIVLNKEGQVAEGPGENLFLVRDGEIYTPGLSQSILDGITRNTVIELARERDYTVHDQATISRGELNTADELFFTGTAAEVTPIRKVDNVTIGSGSRGPVTEELQQAFFDLVERRTDAHEEWFTYV, encoded by the coding sequence ATGGGATTCGACGAGATGGACGTCGACACGATCTGGCAGGACGGCGACTTCGTCGACTGGGACGACGCCACGGTTCACGTTCTCACGCACGCGCTCCACTACGGCACCGGGATCTTCGAGGGCGTCCGGTGTTACGACACGGAGAACGGCCCCGCGATCTTCCGGTGGGACGAACACCTCGATCGGTTCTACCAGTCGGCGAAACCGTACGATATGGAGATCCCCTTCTCCCGGGAGGAGCTCACCGAGGCGACGCTCGAGCTCCTCCGCCGCGAGGAACTGCGATCGTGTTACATCCGCCCCGTTGCGTTCTACGGGTACGGCTCCCTCGGGGTGAGCCCACAGGACAACCCGGTCAAGACCGCGATCGCGGCGTGGCCGTGGGGCGCGTACCTCGGCGAGGAGGCGTTGGAACGCGGCGTCGAGGTGATGATCTCCTCGTGGCGGAAGTACGCCTCCAGTCAGATCCCCACGAACGCCAAAACAACCGGGCTGTACGTCAACTCCCTTCTGGCGGGCGAGGAGGCCCGCCGGAACGGCTACACCGAGGCGATCGTCCTGAACAAGGAGGGCCAGGTCGCCGAGGGGCCGGGGGAGAACCTCTTTCTCGTCCGGGACGGCGAGATCTACACCCCCGGGCTCTCCCAGAGCATCCTCGACGGTATCACTCGCAACACCGTGATCGAACTCGCCCGCGAACGGGACTACACCGTCCACGACCAGGCGACGATCTCCCGCGGCGAACTCAACACCGCCGACGAACTGTTCTTCACCGGCACCGCCGCGGAGGTGACGCCGATCAGGAAGGTCGACAACGTCACCATCGGCAGCGGCTCCCGCGGCCCCGTGACGGAGGAGCTCCAGCAGGCCTTCTTCGACCTCGTCGAGCGCCGGACCGACGCCCACGAGGAGTGGTTCACGTACGTCTAA
- a CDS encoding CDP-2,3-bis-(O-geranylgeranyl)-sn-glycerol synthase — protein sequence MLHALVAAAFWAMLPAYVPNNAAVLAGGGAPIDGGRTVDGRRLLGDGKTWRGTAVGTVAGVALALILNLLAPAAAAATGVSLPTFPPAAAVGLAFGAMLGDISASFLKRRTGRERGAAFPVVDQLDFVAGALVCAAILDFGWFTDTFTLPVLAVVLVLTPVLHVATNGLAYLLDLKDEPY from the coding sequence ATGCTCCACGCGCTCGTCGCCGCCGCGTTCTGGGCGATGCTCCCGGCGTACGTTCCGAACAACGCCGCCGTCCTCGCCGGCGGCGGCGCGCCCATCGACGGCGGGCGGACCGTCGACGGCCGCCGGCTCCTGGGCGACGGCAAGACCTGGCGCGGGACCGCGGTCGGCACCGTTGCGGGCGTCGCGCTCGCGCTCATCCTGAACCTGCTCGCTCCCGCCGCCGCCGCGGCGACGGGGGTATCGCTTCCGACGTTCCCGCCGGCTGCCGCCGTCGGCCTGGCGTTCGGCGCGATGTTGGGTGACATCTCCGCGTCGTTTCTGAAGCGCCGCACGGGTCGGGAACGCGGCGCGGCGTTCCCCGTCGTCGATCAGCTCGACTTCGTCGCCGGCGCGTTAGTGTGCGCTGCGATCCTGGATTTCGGGTGGTTCACCGACACGTTCACCCTCCCCGTCCTGGCGGTCGTGCTCGTGCTCACGCCCGTGCTTCACGTCGCAACCAACGGGCTCGCGTACCTCCTCGATCTCAAAGACGAGCCCTATTAA